The genomic stretch CAAAAAAGCCGGATAGCATCTCTGATGTAATGTTGTCTGCAGAATCCGTGTATGAGATCATGGTTGGGTCCGGTAGCTCAGTTCAATTTATAGAATCGGCTCCTCTTCAGTCTTTCCGCCGATGGACATCTTGATATAACTGACTATCTCATCGGTAGAAGTGCCGGGACCGAAGAGCTTACTAATTCCCTTTGCTTCCAGAGATTCGATATCATCATCCGGAATGATCCCGCCGCCAAACAGGATCATATCTTTGGCGCCTTTTTCATCCAGAATCTTCCGAATTGCGGGAAACAGTGTCATGTGGGCACCGGACAGGATTGACACACCGACAGCATCGACATCCTCCTGAACCGCGGCCTCGGCGATCATATCAGGTGTTTGCCTGAGTCCGGTGTATATGACCTCCATTCCGGCATCACGCAATGC from Candidatus Zixiibacteriota bacterium encodes the following:
- a CDS encoding cobalamin B12-binding domain-containing protein, translated to MEKRIRVLLAKPGLDGHDRGIKVIAAALRDAGMEVIYTGLRQTPDMIAEAAVQEDVDAVGVSILSGAHMTLFPAIRKILDEKGAKDMILFGGGIIPDDDIESLEAKGISKLFGPGTSTDEIVSYIKMSIGGKTEEEPIL